The DNA window GTGGTGGATTTCGCCCGGTTCTCAAGGTGGAGACGACTTCTTGGAGCAATAGCATATGTACACCGTTTCATAGACAACTGTCAGCGGAGGCGAAGAAATGAGAAGCCGGAACTACTGCATCTGAGTCAGGACGAGCTGAGAAAAGCGAAGAGCACGATAATACGGATGGTACAGTGGCAGGAGTTTCCCGCAGAAATGGCCTCGCTTACGAGAGGACAAACGGAGTTGCCTAAGACAAGCCGTTTGTATCAAACAACGCCGACAATGGATGAACACGGAGTGCTGCGCGTTGATGGACGAATTGGAGCCGCACCACATGCCGCATTCGATGCCAGGTTCCCGGCGATTCTCCCAAGAAAACACCATGTAACGAAGCTTGTGGTCCACGACTTTCATCGAGCCTGCCGGCATGGGAACTCGGAGACGGTAGTGAATGAAGTTCGGCAGTACTACAACATTTCACGGTTAAGGACGGTGGTGAAGCAAGTTGCGGCTGCATGCCAGTGGTGTAAAGTCGCGAAAGCGAACCCGAAGGTTCCTCGAATGGCACCGCTGCCTGTGGCTCGATTGTCATCGTTCTGTCGGCCGTTTACCTACACCGGCATAGACTTCTTTGGGCCGTTCTTGGTGAAAGTGGGAAGGAGCGCTGCCAAACGTTGGATCTGCCTATCCACGTGTCTCACCACACGTGCCGTCCATGTTGAGGTTGCCCATAGCCTGTCTACACCGTCGTGCGTCAAGTGTATTCGCCGTTTCGTTTGTCGGCGAGGAGCGCCAGCGGAAATCTATACCGACAATGGTACCAACTTCCAAGGTGCCAAACGTTTGCTGCAGGAAGAAATCGAAAACGAATTGGCAGCGACGTTCACAAATGAAGATACAAAGTGGAATTTCATCCCGCCAGGAGCACCTCACATGGGTGGCGCGTGGGAAAGGATGGTGCGGTCAGTTAAGTCGGCAATGGAAGCTGCTTACAAGAACGATCGAAAGCTGGACGATGAAGGACTGGAAACGTTAGTCGTCGAAGCCGAGGGTATCGTCAACAGTCGACCACTTACCTACTTACCTTTAGACGCTGCCGAAGGTGAGGCTCTAACACCAAACCACTTCCTATTAGGAAGCTCTAAGGGAGTGCGTCAGCCGGCTGTTAACATTAGTGACCCTGCCTATGCGGTGAAGAGTTCCTGGAACCTTATACAGCATCAACTGGACATATTTTGGAAGCGTTGGCTTCAGGAATACCTCCCGATGCTCACTAAGCGGATGAAGTGGTTCGGAGAAGTGACTCCCGTAGCTGTTGGAGATCTGGTCCTCGTAGTTGATGACACTCGCCGAAATGGCTGGCTACGTGGAAGAGTGAAGGAAGTTGTGACTGCCGAAGACGGACGCGTTCGGCAAGCTGTGGTTCAGACTGCGAGGGGGTTACTGCGTAGACCGGTGTCAAAATTGGCCGTGTTGGAGGTTGAGCCAGATGGTAAAACTGGGACCGGTGACCAGTGTTACGGGGGAGAGGATGTTACCGCCAGCACTGCTTCGCAGTGTGGACACGGCCTTACTATGCGAACGCAACCACTGTGAACGCGGCCTAATGCAAGCGGCGCGTCAACCGGTATGAACTGTCAATTGACGCGGGAAGATGACATGGCTTGTCATCAGCAGTTATTTCCGTTTGCACaatctttttttctttgcaaCATCGAACGCGATCAGACGTAAGTTAGGAGGCAGGAGTTCATTTTGCTTTAATCTAAAGTTTGTAAAATTTAATAGTAAAGTTGTTTGCTCTTTTCAGTGTTAAATTGACTTAAACTAACTTACAGCTAGGACTTAAAACTAAAATCACAGATCATTATCACAGTGAGTAGAACTAAAGCTGTACGCATTGGAGCTCATGCTTAACCTAGAATTTTGATCACAGATAGTTTAGAGTGGAGGAATAGTCTTCCCCGGATTAAAATTGATTCGCACACCGAAATTTGTGAGTTACTTATATTGTTTACATGCGTTATCTAACTCTGAATAAAATTACAGCTTTAAGCTGTTTCCGCATCAAT is part of the Topomyia yanbarensis strain Yona2022 chromosome 1, ASM3024719v1, whole genome shotgun sequence genome and encodes:
- the LOC131696298 gene encoding uncharacterized protein LOC131696298, encoding MSFVQENHSVEVKQRFLWSDSATVLAWLRADHRRYKQYVACRVGELLSTTDVAEWRWVPSKSNPADAATKWGKNSCPKECDEWFKGPEFLRLSEDNWPEQVKTSTAPEEELRPCLVIQGATIPECVVDFARFSRWRRLLGAIAYVHRFIDNCQRRRRNEKPELLHLSQDELRKAKSTIIRMVQWQEFPAEMASLTRGQTELPKTSRLYQTTPTMDEHGVLRVDGRIGAAPHAAFDARFPAILPRKHHVTKLVVHDFHRACRHGNSETVVNEVRQYYNISRLRTVVKQVAAACQWCKVAKANPKVPRMAPLPVARLSSFCRPFTYTGIDFFGPFLVKVGRSAAKRWICLSTCLTTRAVHVEVAHSLSTPSCVKCIRRFVCRRGAPAEIYTDNGTNFQGAKRLLQEEIENELAATFTNEDTKWNFIPPGAPHMGGAWERMVRSVKSAMEAAYKNDRKLDDEGLETLVVEAEGIVNSRPLTYLPLDAAEGEALTPNHFLLGSSKGVRQPAVNISDPAYAVKSSWNLIQHQLDIFWKRWLQEYLPMLTKRMKWFGEVTPVAVGDLVLVVDDTRRNGWLRGRVKEVVTAEDGRVRQAVVQTARGLLRRPVSKLAVLEVEPDGKTGTGDQCYGGEDVTASTASQCGHGLTMRTQPL